A genomic stretch from Oleomonas cavernae includes:
- a CDS encoding division/cell wall cluster transcriptional repressor MraZ has translation MLALFTSTYTNKVDKKGRVSVPAPFRTLAAAQGFQGIYVYPSLDFPAIDGAGLTYFERLAAAVDDLAPFSAEREAFSTAIFGASHQLAFDPEGRISLPEGLMAHAGITESLVFVGLGQQFRIWEPAAFAQMNAQAAQITRESRGRLNWPGRGANGGGAA, from the coding sequence ATGCTGGCGTTGTTCACGTCCACATACACCAACAAGGTGGACAAGAAGGGTCGGGTCTCCGTCCCGGCGCCCTTCCGCACGCTGGCCGCGGCCCAGGGATTCCAGGGCATCTACGTCTATCCCTCGCTCGATTTCCCGGCGATCGACGGCGCCGGCCTCACCTATTTCGAGCGGCTTGCCGCCGCGGTCGACGATCTCGCCCCCTTCTCGGCCGAGCGTGAGGCCTTCTCGACCGCCATTTTCGGTGCCTCGCACCAGCTCGCCTTCGATCCGGAAGGCCGCATCAGCCTGCCCGAGGGGCTGATGGCCCATGCCGGCATCACCGAGAGCCTGGTCTTCGTCGGCCTGGGCCAGCAGTTCCGCATCTGGGAACCGGCGGCCTTTGCCCAGATGAACGCCCAGGCGGCCCAGATCACCCGCGAAAGCCGCGGCCGCCTGAACTGGCCGGGCCGTGGCGCCAACGGGGGAGGGGCGGCATGA
- the rsmH gene encoding 16S rRNA (cytosine(1402)-N(4))-methyltransferase RsmH, translating into MIPDQDAPHISVLRDEAVQAIGPQPGDVVVDGTFGAGGYSRAFLGAGDCRVFGIDRDPTAVARGRALEAQAPGRFTMVEGCFGDMVGLLAAHGLAAVDGIALDLGVSSMQFDEADRGFSFREDGPLDMRMGGSSRTAADIVNETPEADLADLIYAYGEERASRRVARFIVEARSQAPITRTRVLADIVARAIGRHGAERDRIHPATKTFQALRIAVNDELGELDRGLVAAERLLAPGGRLAVVSFHSLEDRAVKRFLTQRAGVEGGPSRHAPVRAGGRAPSFELLFRGAAKPGDEEIRINPRARSARLRAARRTAAPAWGLEEGHA; encoded by the coding sequence ATGATCCCCGACCAGGACGCCCCCCACATCTCCGTCCTGCGCGACGAGGCCGTGCAGGCGATCGGCCCGCAGCCGGGCGACGTGGTGGTCGACGGCACCTTCGGTGCCGGCGGCTATTCCCGCGCCTTCCTGGGCGCTGGCGACTGCCGCGTCTTCGGCATCGACCGCGATCCCACGGCGGTTGCCCGCGGCCGCGCGCTCGAGGCCCAGGCGCCCGGCCGCTTCACCATGGTCGAGGGCTGCTTCGGCGACATGGTCGGCCTGCTGGCCGCCCACGGCCTGGCGGCGGTGGACGGGATCGCTCTGGACCTGGGCGTCTCCTCGATGCAGTTCGACGAGGCCGACCGCGGCTTTTCCTTCCGCGAGGACGGCCCCCTCGACATGCGCATGGGCGGCAGCAGCCGTACCGCCGCCGACATCGTCAACGAGACGCCGGAAGCCGATCTCGCCGACCTGATCTATGCCTATGGCGAGGAACGCGCCTCGCGCCGCGTCGCCCGCTTCATCGTCGAGGCGCGGTCGCAGGCCCCGATCACCCGCACCCGCGTGCTGGCCGACATCGTCGCCCGGGCCATCGGCCGCCATGGTGCCGAGCGTGACCGCATCCACCCGGCGACCAAGACCTTCCAGGCCTTGCGCATCGCGGTGAACGACGAATTGGGCGAACTCGACCGCGGCCTGGTCGCGGCCGAGCGCCTGCTGGCGCCCGGCGGCCGCCTGGCCGTCGTCTCCTTCCACAGTCTCGAAGATCGCGCCGTGAAGCGCTTCCTCACACAGCGCGCCGGGGTCGAGGGTGGCCCCTCGCGTCACGCGCCCGTCCGTGCCGGCGGACGGGCGCCCAGTTTCGAACTCCTGTTCCGCGGTGCGGCCAAGCCCGGGGACGAGGAAATCCGCATCAACCCGCGGGCGCGTTCGGCCCGGCTGCGCGCGGCGCGCCGGACGGCGGCACCCGCCTGGGGTCTCGAGGAGGGCCACGCATGA
- the ftsL gene encoding cell division protein FtsL: protein MSRILTIAAVALAIGAAATLYQVKYEVRLLEQEARQLHQGVAREQQAIQVLSAEWAYLNQPARIQELAERYLDLKPIKAAQIGTVERLPLRPVAPPAAPGADGLVADATPGAGPVAVVTTKPAAGKPAAAKPAAPAATKPVAAPAITKPVAAPAKPAAPKPAPAKPATTKPPAPAAPTRTASVPAAPARPAQPAPRPAPVPSAVASAPADPLLDGVSRIFASGEPSYPTERR from the coding sequence ATGAGCCGGATCCTGACCATTGCCGCCGTCGCCCTGGCGATCGGCGCCGCCGCCACGCTCTATCAGGTGAAGTACGAAGTCCGCCTGCTGGAGCAGGAGGCGCGCCAGTTGCATCAAGGTGTTGCCCGCGAACAGCAGGCGATTCAGGTGCTGAGCGCCGAATGGGCCTATCTGAACCAGCCCGCCCGGATTCAGGAACTCGCCGAGCGCTACCTCGACCTCAAGCCGATCAAGGCCGCGCAGATCGGCACGGTCGAACGCCTGCCGCTGCGCCCGGTGGCGCCGCCGGCCGCTCCGGGGGCTGACGGCCTGGTCGCGGATGCGACGCCCGGCGCCGGCCCGGTGGCCGTGGTCACGACGAAGCCCGCAGCGGGCAAGCCTGCCGCCGCCAAGCCGGCGGCCCCGGCGGCGACCAAGCCCGTCGCCGCCCCGGCGATCACCAAGCCCGTCGCCGCCCCGGCGAAGCCGGCCGCGCCCAAGCCGGCACCGGCCAAGCCCGCGACCACCAAGCCGCCCGCCCCGGCGGCGCCCACGCGCACGGCCTCGGTGCCGGCGGCCCCTGCCAGGCCGGCGCAGCCCGCCCCCAGGCCCGCCCCGGTGCCCAGCGCCGTAGCCAGTGCCCCGGCGGATCCGCTGCTCGACGGCGTCTCGCGCATCTTCGCGAGCGGCGAGCCCAGCTACCCGACGGAACGGCGATGA
- a CDS encoding peptidoglycan D,D-transpeptidase FtsI family protein, with product MNGGDYDPIPRAPLPRLSPVHIPEGAPVFAGNRPRPTVVLDGLTKQAIEIGRNRLIVLGAVFCFCFLMLAGRLVDLAVLRQPDDARVTSAEPIVERAAITDRNGTVLATNLSTASLYADTARLIDVDEAVAKLMHVLPDLSRAELDTKLRSGKTFVWIKRNLTPRQEYEVNSLGIPGFSFQREERRVYPFGRLASHVLGFVDIDSKGISGIEARFDEVLRDPARGGKPLQLSLDIRVQHAVTDELARAIQTFRAIGGAAVVQDVRTGEMIAMVSLPDFDPNNPGGANQETRFNRATLGTYEMGSTFKTLNTAMALDYGVTTLRGGYDATHPIKVARFTINDDHPKYRWLSVPEIFIYSSNIGSVKMALDVGIERQKDFMSRMGMTRRLSIELPEAGTPLVPNPWREINTMTIAFGHGLSVTPLHLSTGVSSLINGGIFFQPTLLHADDARPPVGERVISSQTSASMRRLLRLVVTNGTGRKADVPGYWVGGKTGTAEKASGGGYARKALLSSFVSAFPMTEPRYVVLVMIDEPKGTKETYGYATGGWTAAPTVARIVERIAPMLGVLPSDGPDPATAGGALITVAADKE from the coding sequence ATGAACGGCGGGGATTACGATCCGATCCCGCGCGCGCCGCTGCCACGGCTGTCGCCGGTCCATATCCCCGAAGGCGCCCCCGTCTTCGCGGGTAACCGGCCGCGCCCGACCGTGGTGCTCGACGGCCTGACCAAGCAGGCGATCGAAATCGGCCGCAACCGCCTGATCGTGCTCGGCGCGGTGTTCTGCTTCTGCTTCCTGATGCTGGCCGGCCGCCTGGTCGATCTTGCCGTGCTGCGCCAGCCCGACGACGCGCGGGTGACCTCGGCCGAGCCGATCGTGGAACGCGCGGCGATCACCGACCGCAACGGCACGGTCCTGGCCACCAACCTGTCGACCGCATCGCTTTATGCCGATACCGCCAGGCTGATCGACGTGGACGAGGCGGTGGCCAAGCTGATGCATGTCCTGCCCGACCTGTCGCGCGCCGAACTCGATACCAAGCTGCGCTCGGGCAAGACCTTCGTCTGGATCAAGCGCAACCTGACGCCCCGCCAGGAATACGAGGTCAACAGCCTCGGCATTCCCGGCTTCTCGTTCCAGCGGGAAGAACGCCGGGTCTATCCGTTCGGGCGCCTGGCCTCCCATGTCCTGGGCTTCGTCGATATCGACAGCAAGGGCATCTCGGGGATCGAGGCGCGTTTCGACGAAGTCCTGCGCGATCCCGCGCGCGGCGGCAAGCCGTTGCAGCTCTCGCTCGATATCCGGGTCCAGCATGCCGTGACCGACGAGTTGGCGCGCGCCATCCAGACCTTCCGCGCCATCGGCGGCGCCGCGGTGGTGCAGGACGTGCGCACGGGCGAGATGATCGCCATGGTCTCGCTGCCCGATTTCGACCCCAACAATCCCGGCGGGGCCAACCAGGAAACCCGCTTCAACCGGGCGACCCTGGGCACCTACGAAATGGGCTCGACCTTCAAGACGCTGAACACGGCGATGGCGCTCGATTACGGCGTCACCACCCTGCGCGGCGGCTATGACGCCACCCATCCCATCAAGGTCGCGCGCTTCACCATCAACGACGACCACCCCAAGTACCGCTGGCTGTCGGTGCCCGAGATCTTCATCTACTCGTCCAACATCGGCTCGGTGAAGATGGCGCTGGATGTCGGCATCGAGCGCCAGAAGGACTTCATGTCCCGCATGGGCATGACCCGCCGCCTGTCGATCGAACTGCCCGAGGCCGGCACGCCGCTGGTGCCCAACCCGTGGCGCGAGATCAACACCATGACCATCGCCTTCGGCCACGGCCTTTCGGTCACGCCCCTGCACCTGTCGACCGGCGTCTCGTCGCTGATCAACGGCGGCATCTTCTTCCAGCCGACGCTGCTCCATGCCGACGACGCCCGGCCGCCGGTGGGCGAGCGGGTGATCTCGTCGCAGACCTCGGCCTCCATGCGGCGCCTGCTGCGCCTGGTGGTGACCAACGGCACGGGGCGCAAGGCGGACGTCCCGGGTTACTGGGTCGGCGGCAAGACCGGTACCGCGGAGAAGGCCTCGGGCGGCGGCTATGCCCGCAAGGCGCTGCTGTCGTCCTTCGTCTCGGCCTTCCCGATGACCGAGCCGCGCTATGTCGTGCTGGTCATGATCGACGAGCCCAAGGGCACCAAGGAAACCTACGGCTATGCCACCGGCGGCTGGACCGCGGCGCCCACGGTCGCGCGGATCGTGGAACGTATCGCCCCCATGCTGGGCGTGCTGCCGTCCGATGGCCCCGACCCCGCGACGGCCGGTGGTGCGCTCATCACCGTTGCCGCGGACAAGGAGTGA